Within the Clarias gariepinus isolate MV-2021 ecotype Netherlands chromosome 27, CGAR_prim_01v2, whole genome shotgun sequence genome, the region cacacacacacattaacggaaagactgttttgtctaaAAAATGAGCAAGCAACATCGCTAATGaaactcacgtgagcgcatactaacggaatcactgctgtaaagtcaaacaaagaaacaaatgaacctgcacttcacctttgaaaagaatcgcggcagagcagtgtttctgtgtagagcagagtgtgtgtgtgtgtggctgaaacaaagagacaaaatggatctttaacctccctaatgagacttgcttttgctttacacgcgcactgtacacatacacaaaattaaatatgttttacacacacacacacacacacacacacggtcacagtattatagtaaacagtacacatgtgcacggatgttgattataccagtaagagacgcgcactaagacccagcaggggagatgattacccacaattccgcagcgcaagagagagaaaaaacgttggctcagttgtgatcacgtgacgcacggcgttaaaacaagaaaagcatgcgtaatacatgatactctgtactcgtacACCAAAGCCTGCTcattttccaaatcaaaatttattaaaaatatttgctcgtcttgcgaaatcgtgttacttgtaatccgaggtttcactgtacattcAATATAAGATGTATGTGGTCttacctgctctctctctctctctatatatatatatatatatatgtctgtggtctgatctagagagttgggcagctgtgatTTTATGTTTTAGCACCCAGTCATCCCTATCAGACAGCTTCCTCctgcgtccacagttactcctgttggatgtgttcgtccttcttggtggtatgctgacgttaccctggataccgcggctcatgatacatcacaaagaaaTTAAACCTCCAACGCTAACTTGGTCAGggtttcagttttattgtccaacccctgtatgtggtctgatctactttaCATAGGATGattgtggtctgatctactctatataactCCTTGAGAACAATTCTCTCTCACATGTTTATTCTCATCCACTGGGTCTCTGGAGGAAGGAGCTCTGAGTTTGGACACGCTGACTTTATACACAATAAAGGATCCAACCAATCATAGGTAAGACTGCTTTATTGCTATCAATCATAACAAAGAAGGTGGGATTTATTGGAAAAGACAGAAAGCGGAATctaacataaagaaaaaaatacttcaacCATACGGAGCCGCCCGAGAGATGTGAGGGGgaataaatagattaaatttcCCCCCATGACTCCTGTCGGGTCCTGAAGAACACCTTTCCACATGTCATGAAAGTTTTATTCTGATTAAACACTCTGAGCATGTAAAAACACATCCTATCAGATCAgcgtccatgtaaacagttacGCTGGAATCTGTAAGCAGAATGAAATCATTTCAGAGCGAGACATTTTGTTCACGTAAACAAAGACAGAGTAACCGCAGGAGCGGAAACATCAACGCTAACGTACTGTTAATTTGCTGTTACGTTTACTTATTGCGTTAGACACCGACACTGCTGCGCTGCTCCAAGTGTTACTCGGGTAATGATGTTACAATCAGCACAATCAGCACACCTGAGAACCAATCAGCATGGACCGTTCCCTTTGGTTTTGTACCAATGTACATGTACGTCAACATGGATATCCTTTCTCTTTAACTAGAGAGAAAGGGGCGGAGCATCGTCCAGGAGTGCTCCAGCAGCACTACATCCACAGTACATCCCTAACCTGAAATCATCCTCCATCACTCCTAGCATGACGCTGTAACAAATTAATGTCAATTTGTATAAaaactgatttattaatttatttctttacacatCATCCACAGGGCTGGTGCTCACCCTCACCTGGAGCAGAACCTCCTGAAGGACCTGAAACCATCACTCCTACACTTCCTGTTCCCTGAACTCTAAATCTGTTGTTCTGATATTTCAGGTGTGATTTAGAATGGATAATGGATCTCCACGCCCTGCTCCATCACTCTGCCTCAGGGAGATCTTATCTAGATAGATCTTACCAGGTCTTATCTTAAAGATCTCACtccagtgtttcccacacacacagtgtgctgCAGCAGGCCACCCATGAGGTCTAAAGAATAAGGAGGGTGAACTGCTGCTCACACACGCGCTGTAGAGACACAGCTTCACACAGTGAGGCGCTCTTCCTTATAAAACACCTCGGACATCACACTGTCTATTTAAGTTTTCTCAAATGTCATGTAGAAACAAAGTTagctttacttttaaaatgtgtcaATTTTACTGGTACCAGAATAATGGAATGACATCGCAAAAATGCGGAATTCGCTaaatttacaaattattattattatgtcactGAAACCGtgaaaaacaaccataaaagcCAGTAAtcttgtgtgaatgagtgaatctgtgctgttttttgctcagtcatgtgtgtatagttGGTAAAAATGAAGTAACATCCAGTTCATGACATTGTCTATATGGCGCTGATCAAAGCACACCTGTGTGTATAAAGATAACTctacacttcacactcctgacccccatatatttattaaaacacagtAATATGAAGAAGGGCTGAAATGCTCTGGTTtaagagctacagtacagtacccgCTCCGACACACCACGTCTTTATACACCAAGTGTTTAGTTCTGAAGTCTTTCTCGTCATGTATAAATATGTTGATTTATAGGGGAGGGTTAGTAGGTcggatccctgaaatgtgaaatgaataaaaatatcagataaataataatatagtgtTATTGTGTTATGTATGTATTGTTTGTTGTATGTAGAAGGTGCTGACACACTGTACACCACCGCAGGTATATTTCACACCTGTGGGAAACACACGGCCAAAACATGGTGTTGGTGTTAAATGCTCTTACCTAGGTGAAAAAACATCAGAATTTTCAGACcagatcatataacaccatttgttataatacttaatgcatacgttatttttttgttttcgtttttttttttatatataaaatatgtgtggtggtgtagtggttagcactgtcgccttgcacctccagggtccgggttcgattcccatctctctgtgtgcatggagtttgcatgttctccccgtgcgtggtgggtttcctctgggtactctggtttcctcccacagtccaaagacatggatgttaggttaattggcgttccgtaattgcctgtagtgtgtgagtgtgtgtatgtgcgtatgtgtgtgtgccctgcaatggatgggctccaggccctccgcgctcctgagtacaggataaagcgctatagaagatgagtgagtgagtgagtgaaaatatgaatacacatttattttttatcagatcaaaagaaacagatttgaaaaaatacaattttgtgcctttttatgttttagtttctgttactttttaaaatttaaatcttttaatgatcttgattgtcattcagatgaaactttaGATTTAGATTCCACATGAAGACATAAATCTgataaagtgtattattttaaaatactaaattgttattgcaacatgaatttgacatggttacagacactacagattatttgctttttaagcttttacaaaaaaacatctctCATGCAGCGCACTGACGTCGTCCTGGAAtgttaatggtgtgtgtgttaacaataattattgAGCAGCTTACAAAACATTGTGAGTGATGTTATGATTAATGCTGTGAGTGATGAGTGTGATGTGATAAGTGTGATGTTATTAATGTGATGTGatgaagataaaaatgtaagtcgctctggatcagagagtctgccaaatgcctaaatgtaaatgtaatgagtGATGTGATGAGTGTGATGCTGTGAGTGATGTTATCAGTTATGATTAATGCTATGAGTGTGATGTTATGAGTGTGATGTGATGAGTGTGATGTGATGAGTGTGATGTTATGAGTGTGATGTGATGAGTGTGATGTGATGAGTGATGTTATCAGTGTGATATCAGTGTGATGCTGTGAGTGGTGAGTGATGAGTGTGATGTTATGATTAATGTGAGTAATGAGTGTGATGTGATGATTAAGGCTGTGAGTGATGAGTGTGATGTGATGAGTGTGATGGTTCCTCACCACGAGCGGAAGTGAGCAGATGAGGAAGCTGATGGTCATGAAGACGAGCAGGACCAGGTGCTCGAGCTCCTCGGAGAGGGTTCGTGTCCGCGCGGGGTCCCTGAGCCTGCGCGCGGAGCCCCGGTGCACCGTGCACCTCCGGTACATCTGCACGAGCTGGTAGATGACGCAGGCGTTGCAGAGCACGGTGCACGCGATCATGAGGAGCATGCAGGACGCGTACAGGTTCTTGTAGACGTGGGAAGTTTGCATGTCCACGAAGCACCAGGTCCCGGGACAGTACTGCACGTATTCACCGAACCTGAAGAACGGCGCGAGGCAGAAGAGCGCGCCCGACGCGTAGACCAGCGCGAGCGCCACGTACCCGCAGCGCGCGTTCAGCCGCCGCGCGTAGAAGTAGGGCGCGGACACGGAGAGGCAGCGCTCGAGCGCCATGCACAGCATCAGCGCGAGCGTCACGAGGCTCAGGAACGTCATGGCGAAGCCGAAGTGCTGGCACGCGACCTCACTCCCGCCCAGCGCGCGCAGGGACTCGTTCCGCGCGTACGCCGCCATCACCAGCGGGCTGACCGAGCACGTGCCCAGCAGGTCGGTGACGAGCAGCGCAGTGAGCAGCACCGGGAACAGCCGACCGGGACCGGCGGCGGGAGCGGCACCGCGCGCGCTCCGAGCCCTCCTCCTGCGCCGCCGCACCTCCAGCAGCACGAGCGCGACCGCGTTCCCGAGAACCCCGGCGGCGAACATGAGCGCCGAGATGGCGGGAGAACCCCCCCGGACCCCCCCCTCCCGCCCCCTGCAGAGATCCGTACCGTTCCTCTCCATCTCAccgcgcgcgtgcgtgtgtgtgtgcgcgggttTATCCACGGCGGGAGAAGGTCTCCGTGCCGCACATCATACACTCTGtctgtgagtgagagagagagagtgagtgtgtaaggCGAGCACACACGAACAGGAGGAGGAGCTCGTGCAGGCCACGCCCCTCTACAACACGCCCtgatcacagtttttttttttttttttttgcaaaacattaaaaaagtttcCTAAACTCTTATCGCACCATCAGACCTAAAACACACAACCGGCAAAACGGTTCATCTCATGCACAAAATCACACAAACTAATAttaaacacacaataataaacTACCACAGTACACTATGTCCAGCTAAACACTGCACACAtgtttaaaaatctaataattatTCAAAACAGTAACACATGTTCTCTTCCAACAGGAACATTAAGTCATAACACATggacaaaaaaacactttcatcaGCTGAAATGACAGAAACTGCTTTATTTGATGTGTCAGGTCTGCCCTTATATTAAAGCCTCTCTACATTTTTGTTCTCTTGGGTTTAGTAAATGcattcattttgtttcttttgctgcAGAAATTCAATACAAAAAAGCAAATGACCATCTCAAAGTAgctttataaaatgtacagtttatgtaaaaaaatacagacacaGAACTGCTGCAGTACAGACTTTATGTGCAAAAGGACATTACTGCAAGATatacaaacagaaaaagcaccagaattataataaaaaaacaaaacaaaggaatCTTCTACAGTATTCAGCCCGGTCTTCTGCATTTGGCCACATGTTCTTATCCACATCACACCTAATATCTTCTCTGGCAAGGCATCATGGGAAGAATCTTTTGGCATGCCTTATCCACCCCTGGCAGTGTTTAGCTGTGATGTCTCGGCATGCAGCATCCATTGCATCCAGGAGGGACATTTGGTCAAAAACCTTCCATCTCCAGGCTGAGAAAAacctatataatatatatatatatatttgcatattcatgacaaacccctgaaaaataaatgtgttacaaaataaacattatacaagaatttgtattaatggtcttgacggctgtctcgtgccgagggtttattataatagtaatatcatatttgataataataaacctatgaatttatgttcatatataatatttgatagcgattatatatattggtatatatgcaagatacttttcttttcccacgggATTCAGTTCGcctcagtcgtgctctttaaccaatcagatgtgacctcgccatttcaaccaatcataatcCGCCAggagcctaaatcctgtttacatgaaataaagctgctctcGAGCAGggtcaagcttacggatatgttgctatgacaacaagtgtgagaagcgcatcgaagaacgaaacaatccaagatcaggacaaatccacaacaatcaaatccagcgaCCTAGCGACGtacgaacaacaacaacaacaacaacatcagacTGCAGTGTGTAGAGTCCCGTCTAtaacaaacatacagtagctgtgGTCTGACAGTGACAAAGCAAACatgctttgtttttatgttgATCTGTACTTTGAGAGCC harbors:
- the ptger2b gene encoding prostaglandin E receptor 2b subtype EP2 yields the protein MERNGTDLCRGREGGVRGGSPAISALMFAAGVLGNAVALVLLEVRRRRRRARSARGAAPAAGPGRLFPVLLTALLVTDLLGTCSVSPLVMAAYARNESLRALGGSEVACQHFGFAMTFLSLVTLALMLCMALERCLSVSAPYFYARRLNARCGYVALALVYASGALFCLAPFFRFGEYVQYCPGTWCFVDMQTSHVYKNLYASCMLLMIACTVLCNACVIYQLVQMYRRCTVHRGSARRLRDPARTRTLSEELEHLVLLVFMTISFLICSLPLVICVYINSGKTLDRTALLMLSWNPILHPWVFLLLSPPVPRLFWGAVCKMLRPRPLDNKLPMSPRLPTQPSSELQT